aaaaacatacgggtcgaattgagaacctcctcctttttttttgaagtcggttgataactAATTACAGGAATTAGGAATTTTAAATTTAGAATTTGAATGAATCCAATTGACCtacaattgttttttttattaactgtaCCTGTACCTTCGGACAAGAATAGCCTGTTATTTATAAATACGTGCTATTTTTAacggaggaggttctcaattcggttggttttttaatttagttaattcaattatgtacctattGGATAACTTTCAATAacctatgatgataatgatgcttAGATAAGTGTAGGTATGAGACAACATTCCGTATCCCAAATGTCTTAAATTTCCCTTCAGCATTACACATGTAACACATGATGTAAACAAAGTACATAACATTTGTATGTATTCAATTACTCCAACGACCTCGCTTGTTCAGTACgagtatttattaaaatataaatattgattaaGTGAGCGAAACTTGCATTTTGCGGTAAAACATATGGGATACAACTTGGTTATTTGTTTCATTCGAGCCGTAAAGTTGGGACAGCGGCATAGGGCTGCCATCCGTCCGGGTTTCCCCGGAATTTCCTAGTTCAGAAGGCATCCAGGGTGCGTCCGGGCGGGGTTTCATTTGTAGTACGGGTTAAAAATTTCCAGTCTTAGGCCGACActattaagttttaaaaaaacatgttgACATGCCCGGGTTTTGGGCTCTAAAATACGTGATTTTCACGTGTCTTATCCCAGTTGTCAAATTTCAGAGATGTCAACCCTAGCGGCAAACTCCCACGCTACTTTGGTTAGCAAACTTTCATTCAGCGAAGGAACATTGTGATTGTAAATATCTAAAAGTGAAGTAGGTACAGTTTAGTATACTCGTACTCCCACAGCGATTCCGTGAATATGATTAAGTAAGTTATTTGTTTGTCTTATTAGTAGAAACAAATTAACTATGTATCATATACCTATTTATAAGAGTACATAACAGATCAAGGGATAGTTTAGCAAAAATGTAGTCAGGTAGCTATAAAATGTAACTCAATTTCGTACTATGTAATGCGTAGTTTTACGTAAAAAGTTTTACTACTGTTCGGTAATTTCTGAGACAATTTCTTGATagcatcagactatacattctTATAGCAAAACAGCTCCATTACAACTACTTAATTATGATGCCAAAGTGTTTAGATTGACCTGCTGTCTGTCGATTTACCAATATGTCTTTATAATTTTGTATCGTTTATCAAATTACAAATCTCATTGCCGAACCAATTGGGTATGAAGCACCCTCTTAGCCCATTACCACTTTCTAAGTTCACAACGTCTCAGTAAGTTTGATCGAGGCGTCTCAGCGGCTGAGAAGTTGAACGGAAAGATTCCGCAGTTAGTTCTCCTCAAtttgggacttttgttggaactATTCAGCCATCAAACTTAACCAGTTTAACGAAAATATGTTAGGAAAATCTCCTCCAAAATTGTACGTGTTTGAagcatatttttagtaaaagtCACATTATGTAATCGACTGAAAAAGTTAatacatagtacaagctttgcttagtttgaaaggaagaaagaaagaaagaaaaatatttatttggtttgggaagtttgggactagaagcgtaatgtaaaatgtccaaggatatttatgtaTGTACGTACATGGTGTTAAGTAAATGGGTATAcctatgagccgacactagcccatgttaacatgggcatataaatggtatggtgaagttagtttgatatcattttaatttttttattttgtatgaaaatttcatacaaaataaattttataaaatccgatttgtatgaaaattaaaataattaaaatgaagatatcaattttctgacttcaccatacaatttatatgcccatgttaacatgggctagtgtcggctcatatacccatttacctaacaccctgtatttatttattaatgaaattcaAAGTAACTATCAATTTGATCACggctattttaatattaaatattaatcaaCTTGTCATTTGTCGTTACGACGTTGAACACGCAATATGAATGGTTTATTCATAAAAGAAGCGTCATTATTAAGAAGCTAGATTATTGAAATCGTCACGCAGTAAATACGAATGTCTATCATTGAGTCGCTTCCAAAAAGAACATTGTGAAATTTTAGGCGAAACATTTACTTTCTTCGATTCAATAAATAACTCAAGGTACCTAGATCCTGATTAAACCATTCAGCCCAATCTCACAACCACTTTGCGATGTGAATAGAATCGTTGGTATGTAAAGCATTCCCTGAATGTAAATGAGGACTCGCTCACTGTTTTTATTTCCTTTCCGATATTTATTCGTGTCATTTTTATCGAATTTATGCCAATTCTTATCACGCTTATCATTATGGAATCATGTGATCAAATTGATGGGCATGATGACACGTTAAAACATCAAAGATTCCGACAATATCAGACTGATGTAGGTATCActgcaaaatataaattagaCGACGGTTACGTCATACATTTACTTAGTTACAAACGTAACTTTCGGAAAATCCATTGCCTGCAAAGAGACAACGTCAAGACAAATGGCGACTTAACCTGAGCGTAGGATAATAATGTTTACGTCTTGTTGCAGTGAACTGCGCTCCGGGATAAGATGCATAGACAATTACACGACCGTCTGTATGGAGAAGCACGAGCAAGTCGTCTTCAGGCGGATATACTCCGGGATTACTGACGTGGTGCAGGACTTGTGTACCCGCGGGAAGTATCAGGACGAGTACTTGAAGCATGCTACTTGCGTGAAGCACGTCAGGCCAGAGTATGAGAAATGCAGCAAGCGGTACGAAGTGACGCTGACCACTCTCAGCGATTCTCACAAGACAGAGCAGTATCAAACTGATCATGATAACTCGGCGAGTCACGAAGATTATCTGCGCACTGTTTGTTGGTAAGTAATATTTGTAGAACTTTTTAATAGCCTAATTAGTAACATATTCGCTAACATAACCACAGCTTCATTCATACGCATACCTGCCTGCTACGGAAATGGCAGCAGGTAATTAATATGTGGGGACTTAACTAAGCATGACTAATAAAACTGATTCTTAATGATTTCCGACAATTTAGCGGAAGAGTTTGCACTCAACagtaggatgcgcgccgtgatatactttatcgacgtcaaaatgtttaggcaatatcgataaaatggcgtgataaccgcttattgCGGCTCGCATCCAGACCTACAGGACAAGCCTTTCATCGCAGGGAATGTCATGAAACATCTTATCCGTATGAGTGATGAAGCTAGTGTCCTCACCTCCAATGGGTGCACTAACAAACGAGTTTCATTATTCTGTGCAATGCAGAATCATTTAGGCGCAATATTTCATCCTGGTATTCTATGTTTATTGTATACCATAatctacataataattaatatgggATCTAATTATCGGCACTGTCAGTAACAGTACCGCTAAACGTCGTCTATTCTCTGCTTATAGCCATACTCGAGTACACGTGTTGAAGAGCTATATCAATATGGTGGGTAATATCTATCGTGCAGATATTATAATTTGTAACTCAgagcaaacaaacaaaccctAGTTCTGGTAATTCATCGCATCTAACAGGCATAATTTTTAAGCTTTATATCATTAATCATTACTActttaatgtaatatttgttCACAATAAATTTGGTCGAATTTGTTTGTAATCAAATTCGTACATTAAGTATTTAAATGTCCAGACCACCAATTAACGtaacaattaatttatcaaaCTGATTGTACATTTAAATATTCGACACTCTGTGAtttcaataaacaattattGCGATGGTATTTCAAAATGTCTTCTAAATtctgatttaaattattaatgttagGCCACCTTCGTTAACGAATTCAATTAACATTTCCAACTATTTAGCAATCGTCCACTTAGTATGAGTGTCTTCCAATTTGAGTTCCGCAAATTAAACTGTCATGGAGGAGAATTCATCGGAAGATCCTCCAGAGTACAGAGAGGTGCTACTCAAAAGACTTGGGCAAAGTCTTGAATATTGAATAGTCCtcgttaataaaatattcaacaaaTCGAACCGGCTTTCCGGCGCTAATTACTCGTCTGAAGATTGACTACCAGAGCTATCTACACAGCTACGTAGAATTATAATAACTTCATTATTATTTCCGCGTTTAAATTTTGCCAATTTCTTGAATGTTCACTCGGGCGTAACAAagtgtaataatttaatagaaACTTGATTGCGCGTCCAAAATTTTTAGGGCCCACTGAATACAATTCATCTCAGTCTTGCAACTCGATTTACATAAGTGGATTCCTTATTGTATCTGTTAATTCTATTGGTTAGCATAAATACTTGGAAGCCGTCCACTTTAGCATCGTTCGGGTTCCCATTCAGAAGATTCAAGCTTCATTTTGCCCTCATTTTAGCCATCAAGCCCTGTTTAAGATTCTGCGTAAATTCTATCAGATTAAGAGACGCACTTAAGGCTCTCGCGGCGTGTTAATGACTCCCTTATCCGTGTTCTTAGCAATTGATTTTGTAATTTAGccatacttaattatattatatcCGAAGCATCCATTCTGTGGCTAATCCTCTCCACTCCAGTAGATCACCCGCAGCAAAAACGTACGCAATTTATTACAGTCATTGGACGATGGAAAAGTCTTCTGTATTctgtaaaaactttttgataTTTATTACTCTGCTCATCAACGTCAGATGAGAAACAATATCATTGTGAATGGTTCTTGTGCTTTAAAAAATATCGGAAACTGTTATGTCATAATTAATTTACCTTCAAGCTTTATCACTCGTACTTCCTTAATTGTTTTGAGTTCAGATTTCAAACTTCAATCTAAGATGAGGGTCGGATCAGTACTATTAGGGTCTGATGACTAGCATTGTCCCTCAAGTTAACAAAAACCATTGAGGAACCTGCATTAAATGTTACATCATCTACCATAGAACGAATCGAAAATTTGAAACTATCCCTTAAATATAACCTTTGTGGCATTATGATAGAGTCAATTGTTGTTAATGAACAATAAAATAGGAGAATAGACAGTCACTAAATCTATGGATTCTATAGAATGTTTCGCAAATTGAAACCCTAAACGCGAGGGTCCACAGAGCTTAACTATTATTTTGCTCCTGTTTCTAATAAACGATTTCATTTACAAGGAAGCACAAACTGTGTCGGTGTTTCGTTATCTCTTTCATTAACCATTAAACTGTCGCGGTATTTACAAAACGTTTCTCTGTtctgaaataaattttatttgcattgttaACGTTCGTGCATTGGTCAGTCCCTAGTTAAAAATATTCGTGCACTATCACAGGATTCATACATCGCTGCCCATGCACTGACACAATGGAAAGATGAAcaaaaatgcagttattttccaCGGAAAAAACACGAGCTCTGGCACAAATTGCTATTTGTAACTACAGAAACAAACTTTAATTTCACAATTAAGCTCGAAGCCTATTCTATCCGTAGGCCAATTTAGTAAATGAAAGCTACTAAATGATTATAAAATGGATTCAGTGTTTGAGCTGTTGTACTTATAAGATGAAAATAGTTAAATTATACGAGAAAAATAACGTTTACATTcgtattttaaactattatgttgcatttttactatagaattatcacttcacgtcgggagggtaaatattttatttaccgttagagcgcttgtagacgtccgttttttcaccggacgacggaccgtcagaaaacggatatcctttgtttgctgtcaattttctcgccggacctatgtccgatgcatgtgcacacgttcattataaACCATACGCCACCGCTAAATCCGGTGAAAAAATCGGGCCGTTGTCCGGTCAAAAAAACGGACGTCTACAAGCGCtcttaaaatagatattgttgcaataaatcccgtgaagtgataattttataatttgggtgaatatcccaaacacgttttttacgcggcggagctgagaatcgatgggagaaatgtaactagagcgatgattttttttctgtatatagtttatacagcgttttacacgatagcaaagtcttcaggacaataggtagttattttatgtactaaaaaaaatttcaaagacccaaaatctaataacggtggcgcgtcctaactctatttctactcataaattgtgttattccttctttctcggggattctagtaatttaaaaatagtatagccataaaatacattaaataagacttccaaatgatatgaaagaaatgtgatatttcatattttaagtgtttcaaatagcctttcaaaactgtcccacgaaaaaaagcaattacagtggctcaatttcgacactctcttacttctccaaagaagctttgagagacgtagagttcttcttccctgcatcactcaactgtgtcctcctgatcgggctataaagacttgcgacttgtggtattgtttttccagcagacccgtaaatatttgtatcagcggcacaggaatacaaaatttttcaatttcgctggcaagtgtatgagtgaaagctacttacttagatgctaaacgattctttaacatgattaaagtttggtgttttgttgtatctgcatacagaaattattgatcagaattatagttttctttataatttgaattttgtaacagtttttcaattcctgtggcgcaatttcggtggctccggtggcgaatctattgccggaattggtcttattggctctggagcattgtacctaggtctactaaggtctcagtcataactacaatatcgtcagtgaatcgaagttgtgtgatgtactcgccgtatcttgatactgagctcggtctagctcagaagcttgaaaacctctaagtgggaggtagtgaagactttaagagattatggtgtctccaactctgaaccctcgcagcaatcagataagtttcgagttctgatcttgggggagggctgatatgatgaagtttttatacaaatacttcagaagttgcatgtatcgacagtcaatttgacgccaataaagagactgtagcacagcccaggtcttgaccgaatcgaagaaggtacaaaaaggccaataataatgactgattatagtccttagtcttctgcataatttgacgcagcattaaatattatgtatacgtagtattacgaacgtcttttcgaaaatgaggttgtctgggagactggatgttggatagcgagagtgtcatgtttcaggaaaaagctgcctcacctgactctggaccatcgccaacgtccattccattccagtctctagcaccaccaccatgtcttattttttggtttatcgaccaataaacatggtggtatttaagagaactttagtactagcattccatctgatttcataagctcagttgtgatttcattatctcctggtacataccttgttgtttttaatagggcattctaatctcactcaagctaaagtctaggatatcttcgctaaagtgtcggaataatctcgatcttcagcctaattactagtagtgcttcttaatctctcctagcagcttaggcatttaccaaaatggttctgctatcctcgttattcatgttggtatattcaatttggtcctcgcaaatacatactttcgatttattacaaaaaatcgtctctataatacactttgtatcagcgtgaggacttggatagctatttatacatcgatactaagcagaatcttaaaaacagatgagaatagtcctgaaacagctaaaatttccctagtctcgtaggttgcaatctattctgccactcgagatgaaaattcgtggggctttggagctggattggcactggtcgtggcttaggcttcatcagtcgacagcttttgagcatcttttattcggcattcttctatttcggtgatgacttcttcttcttcctcggtccctcactgatgaggatcgcaaccgcagatagtgttcctccatagactgcggtcataagctgtgtggtgatcggagaatgcaaatgtgattaaattgcctgttcgtctaaaaatgattactgcattttgatttttgcagtactattagggtgcagctcagtacggtttaacagttctggcatcttttgctaggccttctctctctatgaggctggctggatttagtcctccgtttcttaattgtactactttcatctagctcattgtcgctaggtttgcatagttttccgttaaattaccctgtcacaaatatgtaatgtgttagttcagtagctggtatagatctagaaatatcttcatacttaatctccagttcgcatggtctttagcgaataattagttgcgtaattctgagtataggataggtatgataccatcatgaaaacttggctagcctggaccaatatttttacttatggaagataaacctaacaccaacctggggcagttggtcgccctcccgggactagagttggtttctgggtttgagggtcatgtatgatgtctttgtgatgactctagaataacggggctgttggcggctagagccagaaagttttggatttgttctctatggagggattttgccgttatcaccatgcttaacaggctggttggtagttccagtatggtagtataatacccggaaagatgctgcagcctaccctccagtattttgattccttagtcggctattacgactcacgtgggaagatttgatgcttttttagggtcacaacacaggcctgaatattgtttttaattataaacaactttactggataataatacttaattgattacaaataaataagtaatttgagacaatcatccgtaacattccgaagtccgctgtataaataaatttcggtggattggttcttaattccggtggctcaaatacaatttcggtggctcttgataatttcaaattgacatatctcgagaagtattaataatattttgatctctaccatattattgaataatacaagttatttactattatttctgccacaaaaaagttttggaaagtggaaattaaaattcgccaccggaattaggcaaaaaacgagtttgttgatattcacccatttacattcggtttcggtacaaaatattttttctatgtaACAAACTATCTGCTGTTATGATGTTAATCATTACAAGATTCAAATTTTGAAGTTTGAACATAATTATTTGCTTGTAGAAGCAATTAATGAATGGTTGTTTGTGTGCTAAAGATTCATTCAATAaaacataggtaggtattaaagttgattttgaaAGGTTAAAATTATTCCAATATCCAACGACTCATCCACTTTAAATTCATAAAACTTTAAGGTTTAGTAGGTACTACgagcgacagcacatcaagctaattGTACTCTGACATTTAAGTAGTTATTAATAGGTGCCATTTTTCAACAAACATGTACCTTTTGAGGTGCTGGCGAGTATGCAACAAAATTCAATAAAGTTCTTTTATCATGTGGGCAGCTGTAATAACTCTTGTAAATGTGACTTTATGAGCCTCCATTGCAACTGACGTGGCTCAATTGATCACCATCAGCTCAATGTAAAATGAACGATTACAATGATAATTATGAATGACAACATACTGCAGTGGATCAATAAAGTTACAGTTGAAGTTATTTTGTAAGTCCCGATTTTAAAACCCGATGTTTTGATAGGAAATCAAATTCAATCGTACCATTGTTgttgttaaaaaaatctttaacataaaatatacagagCTTATGTGATTAGATAAAGCTTTTTGGTAATTATACAATTCCATAAAGTTACTAGTTACATCTTCCATCTTGTCGCACAACTATAATTGGAATGGAATTATGAAGTTATCTAACTAACATGCTCGTAATGATTATGTGATGAGATGAAATGAgataaataggtataatatatggatagtaaataaatcataatccCCATAAACCAACAgtaagttttaataataaagttgtCAGTGTTTGATACATATTTTGTATTTCCAGTTCATTCCAAGAGTACTTGAGGTGCTCCGAGCAAACCGTGCAGAGCTCGTGTGGCGACGACGCTGCCCTCTTCACCAGTGCGTTCCTGAAACGAATGGCTTCCAATATTATCAAGGTAAGGTATTACCGCAATACTCCATGATACGTATCACAAAAAGTCGGTCATGGATTGTGTCTATGATTCTTAAAGCCGTATCGTCTTCTTAATTCATTAATTCTGGGTAGCTTTCCTTTTATACTTTTCAGTAATCAAATGTAATCTGGCACAAATTGCTATTTGTAACTACAGAAACAAACTTTAATTTCAACCTATGCCTTTAATCGAGTTTTGGCCTTCTTTCTAGTGATACTATCGACTCGTAGGTTCTGGGTTCGATTGAATCCCATGGGACACACATACTTAGTGTAAAATCATGTCTGTATTTTAGCGCGGTTTGGTTTAGATATTTCAAGCTTGAACTAACCTGATTTTCTGAAAAAAAGAATCAAAGGTCATGATCAACTTGAGTTAGTCCGATTGAACCATTTCAGACAGTCATGGTAGTTCATCAAGTCTGAAACTTTGGGTGTCGCGAACTATTAGTCGCTAACTgtatacgtacaccataaaagaagatggtaaaataaaataataacataatagaAGAGGAAGATAGATAAAATACGTAAATAGATTTAAACAGTACAAAAAGACTTGAACGGCTTCTCGGCACGGCCTGATGAATCTATTGATAAGATAATGAATGACATTTTCCTGTAAGTTGAGATTGACGACATTATAAGGCAAAATCTTAAGTCCGCGCAAAAATAAAATGCCACGTTTTCTAACAAATTTAATTATGAGTAGATTACAGTTTTCAGGTATtcgaaaataaagaaaacatgtAAGACGGCTTTACTTTCAAGTTAATTTAAACTCTtggaataaatgttattaagaaTAATGAATATAGAATATGCGTTGAAGTTATTCATATTAAAAATCTCCTTCAAAGCAGTGAGCAAATAT
This window of the Ostrinia nubilalis chromosome 9, ilOstNubi1.1, whole genome shotgun sequence genome carries:
- the LOC135074571 gene encoding uncharacterized protein LOC135074571, whose translation is MCKFLVSGFVVIFFVNLCDAIKERCNQQEDLLQRCSMALPVLSSREISFALTQEELDKSCVELRSGIRCIDNYTTVCMEKHEQVVFRRIYSGITDVVQDLCTRGKYQDEYLKHATCVKHVRPEYEKCSKRYEVTLTTLSDSHKTEQYQTDHDNSASHEDYLRTVCCSFQEYLRCSEQTVQSSCGDDAALFTSAFLKRMASNIIKNFCLEYRGHECGLPDKATSSNYSLVLVTVAVFGNLLVYLFGALVPT